A DNA window from Daucus carota subsp. sativus chromosome 3, DH1 v3.0, whole genome shotgun sequence contains the following coding sequences:
- the LOC108211280 gene encoding NADH dehydrogenase [ubiquinone] 1 beta subcomplex subunit 10-B, with the protein MGRKKSVEFDESPPDFDPENPYKDPVALLEMREHIVREKWIDIETAKIIREKLRWCYRIEGVNHLQKCKHLVQQYLDSTRGIGWGKDGRHPDLHGPKVAAVAAEE; encoded by the exons ATGGGTCGCAAGAAGAGCGTTGAATTCGATGAATCCCCTCCAGATTTCGACCCAGAGAACCCATACAAAGACCCAGTAGCTCTGCTTGAGATGCGTGAACACATCGTCAGAGAGAAATGGATTGACATAGAAACAGCCAAGATCATTCGTGAGAAGCTTCGTTGGTGTTATCGAATTGAAGGGGTCAATCATCTTCAGAAATGTAAGCATCTTGTTCAGCAGTATCTTGATTCTACTCGTGGTATTGGTTGGGGTAAAGATGGTCGTCATCCTGATTTACATG GTCCTAAGGTTGCTGCGGTGGCGGCTGAGGAGTGA
- the LOC108212621 gene encoding kinesin-like protein KIN-14M, which produces MERQASTDVFHPSHDKQRSLLIEWINNTLVNVNLPGNASDEDLRAFLVDGSVLCEVLNKYKPGSIEYSGSGNSSKIGSENVKKLLAAMYEMGLPIFQVRDIEKGSMKIVIDCLLTLRSRLIVNGGGYELSAASLASPFSVTHKGSSESSFYRLLRSPLKSEPSAALLHHVGNNFQEVFQIKHGCYADIPSAKISEMINSTRFDNAPTQSLLSVVNGILDEGQRKNGEIPYRVACLLRKVVQEIERRIFTQAEHLKTQNQLFKVREEKYQSRIKVLEALAAGTGEETQVAYGICKCSLLIRFPFTDYLCLLTAQKVITEGKKKAELLDVPKPINQKDSNNHKTESLKKEENNHYESLSYKKEDSNNHESASLKKEDNNNHESVCLEKGDNNNNNEIISLRKELETTKKNYEQLCLQMEATAEESQEIKSLKEELEIAKKNYEQLRIQMDTDPNGSRDITSIMQELETTKENYEQLRSQVEIAAKGSQEVESLKKELEIAKNNYDQLRLQMNTDANGAQDINLLKQELETTRKGYEQKCLQLETEAKGVQQDLEEKLKELERYLTESKSRIRELETTIQSESRRWKKREHIYQICAEFQISVLRELKISSVAMRQEVTQTQKSYVDDFSRLGTKIKVLEKAAENYHVVLTENRKMNKELQDLKGNIRVYCRIRPFLPGQKAKQSIVEYVGDNGELTVVNPSKQGKEVRRSFKFNQVYGSKATQVDVYSEIRPLIQSVLDGYNVCIFAYGQTGSGKTYTMSGPDGASEEEWGVNYRAMNDLFNISQRRGRTCAYEIGVQMVEIYNEQVRDLLSSGSQKKLGVSSNSQASGLAVPDASMHPVQSSSDVMEFMEIGLKNRAKSSTAMNERSSRSHSVLTVHARGTDLKTGSLLRGNLHLVDLAGSERIDRSEVTGDRLKEAQHINKSLAALGDVIFALAQKSAHVPYRNSKLTQVLQSSLGGQAKTIMFVQLNPEAISYTESLSTLKFAERVSGVELGAARSSKETKEGNDVKELMEQVASLKDTIGKKDEEISRLQQLKNGEKRAVATRYQNSPSI; this is translated from the exons ATGGAACGCCAAGCATCAACAGATGTTTTTCATCCTAGTCATG ATAAACAGCGATCACTTCTTATCGAGTGGATAAACAATACTCTAGTTAATGTCAATTTGCCGGGAAACGCTTCTGATGAGGATTTGAGAGCATTCCTGGTTGATGGTAGTGTGTTATGTGAGGtgttgaataaatataaaccaGGATCCATTGAG TATAGCGGTTCTGGTAATTCTTCGAAGATAGGCTCAGAAAATGTAAAAAAGCTTCTTGCTGCCATGTACGAGATGGGATTGCCTATATTCCAAGTTAGAGACATAGAAAAG GGATCGATGAAAATTGTGATAGACTGCCTGCTAACCCTTAGATCACGGCTTATAGTGAACGGTGGGGGATATGAACTTTCTGCTGCTAGTTTAGCCAGTCCATTTAGTGTGACGCACAAAGGTTCATCAGAGTCAAGCTTCTATCGCCTTTTGCGCAGTCCACTCAAGTCAG AACCATCAGCAGCGTTACTGCATCATGTAGGCAATAACTTCCAAGAAGTGTTTCAGATAAAGCATGGGTGCTATGCAGATATACCTTCTGCGAAGATATCAGAAATGATAAACTCAACCCGTTTCGAT AATGCGCCAACACAGTCACTTTTAAGTGTCGTGAATGGAATTTTAGATGAGGGTCAAAGAAAGAATGGTGAAATACCTTAT CGTGTGGCATGCCTATTGAGAAAAGTCGTCCAAGAGATTGAGAGACGGATTTTTACACAAGCAGAGCACTTGAAAACT CAAAACCAGCTGTTCAAGGTACGGGAGGAGAAATACCAGTCAAGAATCAAAGTTCTTGAAGCTCTTGCAGCTGGGACTGGTGAAGAGACACAGGTAGCATATGGCATCTGCAAATGTTCTCTCTTGATACGATTTCCATTCACTGATTATTTGTGTCTTCTTACT GCTCAGAAGGTTATAACAGAAGGAAAAAAGAAAGCTGAACTGCTAGATGTACCAAAACCGATAAACCAAAAGGATAGCAATAATCATAAAACTGAGTCTTTGAAGAAGGAAGAAAACAACCATTATGAAAGTTTATCTTATAAGAAAGAAGATAGCAACAATCATGAAAGTGCATCTCTCAAGAAGGAAGATAACAACAATCATGAAAGTGTATGTCTCGAGAAGGGagataacaacaacaataacgAAATAATCTCTCTCAGGAAGGAACTGGAAACAACTAAGAAAAATTATGAACAGCTTTGCTTACAAATGGAAGCAACCGCCGAGGAAAGCCAAGAAATCAAATCTTTGAAGGAAGAGTTGGAAAtagctaaaaaaaattatgaacagCTCCGGATACAAATGGATACAGATCCTAATGGATCTCGTGATATTACCTCTATAATGCAAGAGCTGGAAACAACTAAGGAAAATTATGAGCAGCTTCGTTCACAAGTGGAAATAGCAGCTAAAGGAAGCCAAGAAGTCGAATCATTAAAGAAAGAGTTGGAAATAGCTAAAAACAATTATGATCAGCTCCGACTACAAATGAACACGGATGCTAATGGAGCCCAAGATATTAATTTGCTAAAGCAAGAGCTGGAAACAACTAGGAAAGGTTATGAGCAAAAGTGCTTGCAATTGGAAACGGAAGCTAAAGGAGTTCAACAAGATCTAGAGGAGAAGCTAAAGGAACTTGAGCGATACTTGACAGAGTCAAAAAGTAGAATTAGAGAGCTAGAGACCACTATACAATCAGAAAGTCGGAGATGGAAAAAAAGAGAGCACATTTACCAAATATGTGCAGAGTTTCAGATAAGTGTTCTGCGG GAGCTAAAAATTTCTTCTGTAGCAATGAGGCAGGAGGTTACACAAACACAAAAGAGTTATGTGGACGATTTTAGTCGCCTAG GGACAAAGATCAAGGTATTAGAAAAGGCAGCTGAAAACTATCATGTAGTCCTAACTGAAAACCGGAAGATGAATAAAGAGCTCCAAGACCTAAAAG GGAATATCAGAGTGTACTGTCGGATTAGACCGTTCCTTCCTGGACAAAAGGCAAAGCAGTCAATTGTTGAATACGTGGGTGATAATGGGGAGCTAACAGTTGTAAATCCATCAAAACAAGGAAAAGAAGTCAGGCGCTCATTTAAGTTTAATCAAGTCTATGGCTCAAAAGCAACTCAAG TGGATGTATATTCCGAAATCCGACCATTAATACAATCTGTTTTGGATGGAtataatgtatgtatatttgCATATGGTCAAACTGGCTCAGGGAAAACGTATACTATG TCGGGCCCTGATGGAGCTTCTGAAGAGGAATGGGGGGTCAACTATCGAGCCATGAATGacctttttaatatttctcaAAGAAGAGGAAGAACTTGTGCATATGAAATAGGGGTTCAGATGGTCGAAATATATAATGAACAAGTTCGTGATTTACTGTCAAGTGGTTCTCAGAAGAA ACTAGGGGTTTCGTCCAACTCCCAAGCAAGTGGCTTAGCTGTCCCCGATGCTAGCATGCATCCTGTACAATCAAGCTCTGACGTAATGGAATTCATGGAAATTGGACTTAAAAATAGAGCAAAGAGTTCCACTGCCATGAATGAAAGGAGCAGCCGATCACACAG TGTTTTAACAGTCCATGCTCGTGGGACGGATTTAAAGACTGGTTCATTGTTGCGTGGCAATCTCCACTTGGTGGATCTTGCTGGAAGTGAAAGGATAGACCGCTCTGAGGTAACTGGAGATCGACTCAAGGAAGCACAACATATAAACAAATCTTTAGCAGCACTTGGAGATGTCATCTTCGCTTTGGCACAAAAAAGTGCTCATGTTCCATACAGAAATAGCAAGCTCACTCAAGTTCTTCAAAGTTCTCTAG GTGGTCAAGCAAAGACAATTATGTTTGTGCAGCTTAATCCTGAAGCTATCTCATATACGGAAAGCCTTAGTACCTTGAAGTTTGCTGAAAGGGTTTCCGGAGTTGAGCTTGGTGCTGCACGGAGCAGCAAAGAGACCAAGGAGGGCAACGATGTTAAAGAATTGATGGAACAG GTCGCGTCTCTAAAAGATACAATAGGAAAGAAAGACGAGGAGATATCGAGACTGCAGCAGCTGAAAAATGGAGAGAAACGTGCAGTTGCAACGAGGTATCAGAATTCTCCTTCAATCTGA
- the LOC108211022 gene encoding uncharacterized protein LOC108211022, whose translation MYIYSPLSLSPISFSLSLPVCFNPEELPSSNPKRALIVWICREIKERETKMKRCAYNNSSSNNSNAAYGCSGGSGGVVCPKPRRVRLLNLSNFQVENSDSRGGSDLLDMILSKGSYGAEKSNNQIPSSPPFFMGSPPTRATNPVVQDAHFGTDKPGSFSPAEASPSSQRKNGGCSRGKFGQTPAAVRIEGFNCGNCSVSAVA comes from the exons atgtatatatactctcccctctctctctcccccatctctttctctctctctctccctgtcTGTTTCAATCCGGAAGAGCTCCCTTCATCAAACCCAA AAAGGGCGTTGATTGTGTGGATCTGTAGAGAAATAAAAGAGAGAGAGACCAAGATGAAGAGATGTGCATATAAtaacagcagcagcaacaacagCAACGCCGCCTATGGTTGTTCCGGTGGCTCAGGCGGTGTTGTTTGTCCCAAGCCTCGCCGTGTGCGACTCTTGAATTTGTCGAA TTTTCAAGTGGAGAATAGTGATTCAAGAGGCGGGTCGGACCTCCTTGACATGATTCTCTCCAAG GGAAGTTATGGTGCTGAAAAGTCCAATAATCAGATTCCTTCCTCGCCGCCATTTTTTATGGGGTCTCCGCCAACCAGGGCTACAAACCCGGTGGTCCAAGATGCTCACTTTGGGACTGATAAACCGGGTTCATTTTCGCCAGCTGAAGCATCACCATCATCACAGCGCAAGAATGGGGGATGTTCTCGGGGAAAGTTTGGGCAAACGCCAGCTGCAGTTAGGATCGAAGGTTTTAACTGCGGAAACTGCAGCGTTTCTGCTGTGGCAtag